Genomic window (Acidobacteriota bacterium):
ACGGCGCCCTGCGCGACCTCGAGGACGACATCCCCCTCGAGAAGAACCGCAAGCACACGATCGAGGTCCTGGTCGACACGGTCAAGATCGGCCCGGACGCGGAGCGCCGCCTCCGGGCCGCCGTCGAGAAGGCCCTCGAGGTTTCCGACGGCGAGGTCCTGGCCGTCGACGAGGCGGGCCGGGAGCGCTTCTTCTCCCTGACCCTGCTCTGCCCTCACTGCGAGGTCTCGCTGGCCGAGCCCGAGCCGCGCAACTTCTCCTTCAACAGCCCCTACGGCGCCTGCCCGAAGTGCCACGGCCTCGGCTACCAGACGACCCACAACGAGTGGGGCGAGGTCGAGCTGACCGACGACGTCTGCGCCGAATGCGGCGGCGCCCGCCTCAGCAGGGAGAGCCTCTCGGTCCGGATCGGAGGCCGGAACATCCACGAGATCTGCGAGCTCTCGATCCGCGACCTGCTGGCCGAGACGGCCAGGATGGGCTTTCCGCCGGCCGGATCCGTCGTCGCCTCCCGCATCCTCAAGGAGATCCGGTCCCGGCTGGAGGTCTGCGAGGAGCTGGGCATGTCCTATCTCCAGCTCAACCGCAGCGCCGCCTCGCTCTCCGGCGGCGAGGCCCAGCGCGTCCGCCTGGCGGCCCAGGTCGGGTCGCGCCTGCGCGGCGTCCTCTATGTCCTCGACGAGCCGACGATCGGCCTCCACCAGCGGGACAACGGCCGGCTGATCTCGCTCCTCCGGGCCCTGCGCGACGAGGGCAACTCGGTCGTCGTCGTCGAGCACGACGAGCAGACCATCCGTTCGGCCGACTACCTTCTCGACCTCGGCCCCGGCGCCGGCGAGGAGGGCGGCTTCAAGGTCGCCGAGGGCCCGCTCGCGGCCGTCCTGGCCTCGCCCGATTCGCTGACGGCCCAGTACCTCCGGGGCGAGAAGTCCGTGCCTGTCCCGCCGACCCGCCGCAAGGCGTCCGGCTGGCTCGTTGTCCGCAAGGCCCGCGAGCACAACCTCAAGGGCATCGACGCCCGCATCCCGCTCGGCGCCATGACGGCCGTCACCGGCGTCTCCGGCTCGGGCAAGAGCACCCTCGTCTACGACATCCTCTTCAAGGCCCTGGAGAACCGGTTCTACAACGCCCGCCAGTCCGTCGGCGCCCACGACCGGATCGAAGGCCTGGACGGCCTGGACAAGGTCGTCGCCGTCGACCAGAAGCCCATCGGCCGGACGCCGCGCTCCAATCCGGCGACCTACACCGGCCTCTTCGCCGCTCTGCGCGACCTCATGGCCCGCACCCCCGAGGCCCGCATGCGCGGCTACGGGCCCGGCCGCTTCAGCTTCAACGTCCCGGGCGGGCGCTGCGAGGACTGCGAGGGCGCCGGGGTCAAGAAGATCGAGATGCACTTCCTGCCCGACGTCTTCGTCACCTGCGACCGCTGCGGCGGCCGGCGCTACAACAAGGAGACCCTGGCCGTCGCCTACAAGGGCAAGACGATCGCCGACTACCTGGCCATGACCGTCGACGACGCCTACGAGCTGCTCAAGGCCTACCCCCAGCTCAAGCGCAAGCTGGCCACGCTCAAGCGGGTCGGGCTCGGCTACATCCGCCTGGGCCAGCCCGCGCCGACCCTGTCCGGCGGCGAGGCCCAGCGCATCAAGCTGACCAAGGAGCTCGGGCGCCGGGCCACGGGCCGGACCCTTTACCTCCTCGACGAGCCGACGACCGGCCTCCATTTCGACGACGTGCGCAAGCTGCTCGAGGTCCTGTCCGAGCTGACCTCGCTCGGCAACACGGTCGTCATCATCGAGCACAACCTTGAAGTGATCAAATACTGCGACTATATTATCGACCTGGGACCGGAAGGCGGCGAGGAGGGCGGCCGGATCGTGGCCCAGGGCACGCCGGAGGATGTCGCCGCCTCGGCGAACGGCTCGCACACGGGCCGCTATCTCAGGAAGGCCCTGGAGGGCGGCAGCGGCCCCGGGCGAAAGGACGGCTGAGGACATGGCCTTCAAGGACGTCGCGGGCAACGAGGGGGTCAAGAAGATCCTCCGGCTGGCCCTCGAGCGCGGCCGCGTTCCCAACTCGCTCGTCTTCGCCGGCCCGGAGGGCGTCGGCAAGCGGGCCCTGGCCCTGGCCCTGGCCAAGGCTCTCAACTGCGCCGCCCCGGCCCCGGACGGCTGCGACGACTGCCCCTCCTGCCGGGCCATCGACGCCGGCAACCATCCGGACGTCATGACCTTGACCGTCGACGTCCAGAAGGTCAGGGTCGGGCAGACCGAGATCGTCAGGCAGATGGCCTATCTCCGGCCGATGACCGGCCGGAAGCGGGTGTTCATCATCGACGACGCCAAGGACATGACCGCCCACGCCGCCAACTCCCTGCTCAAGGTCCTCGAGGAGCCGCCGTCCTTCAGCCACGTCATCCTGATCACGGACAGCCCTCATCTCCTGCTCCCGACCATCCTGTCGCGCTGCCGGATCCTGTCCTTCTCGGTGATCGGCCGGGAGGAGATCGAGAAGTCCCTGGCCGCGCGGGACTTCAGCCCGGAGCAGGCCCGCATCCTGGCCCTGCTCGTCAACGGCAACCTCGACCGGGCCCGGGAGCTGGATTGGGACGAAGTCCAGGCCCTCCGGGAGAGCGCCTGGACCCTCTTCGAGGCCCTCTCGTCGGGCGACCGGCCCAGCCGGTTCCTGGAGCGCTTCGGGGCCGCGCCGAAGGCCGTCCAGGAGGAGCTCGGCGACGTCTTGGAGGTCTTCTCGTCCTTCGCCCGCGACCTCCTGCTCCTCCGCCTCGGCGGCGAGCCGGCGCTCCTGCTCAACCCGGACCTCGAGGACCGGCTCCGCCGGACGTCGGAGTCCTGGAGCGCGCCCCGGCTCCTCGACCTGCTGGCCGAGCTCGACGCCCTGCTCGCCCAGCTCGGCGGCAACATGAACAAGGGCCTGCTGGCGACGACGTTCTTTTCCGATTTCATGGAGCTGCGACATGCCTGACATCATCTGCGTCCGTTCGGAATCCACCGGCCGCGTCGTCCGGGCCCGGCCCGGCGCCCTGCCCCTCCACGTCGGCGACCGCTGCCTGATCGAGTCCGACCTCGGCGGCGACCTGGCCGTCGTCGTCGACGAGACGTCGAGCTTCTGCCGCGACGCCAAAGCGGCCTGCCAGGCGGTCCAGGTCATCCGCCAGGCCACGCCCGAGGACGTCCGCAGGTTCGAGTGGCTGCGCGAGCGCGAGAGCCGGGCCTTCGACCTCTGCCTCCAGCGCATCGCCGCCCACAACCTGGCCATGAAGCTCGTCGCCGTCCGCTACTTCTTCAACGAGAAGAAGGGCATCTTCTACTACACGGCCGACGGCCGGATCGACTTCCGCCAGCTGGTCAAGGACCTGGCCAAGGAGCTGCGCATGCGCATCGAGATGCGCCAGGTGGGGGTCCGCGACGAGGCCAAGATGATCGGCGGCCTGGGCGTCTGCGGCCGCTGCCTCTGCTGCTCGAGCTTCATGACGACCTTCGAGCCGGTGACCATCCAGAAGGCCCGCAAGCAGCAGATCGTCATCAACCCGACCAAGATCTCGGGGCAATGCGGCCGGCTGATGTGCTGCCTGGGGTTCGAGGAGCAGTCGAAGGGGAGGATCGCCCCGCCGGCGGACGAGCCGCAGATCGAAGATTAGCGGCGGCGGGCCTGGCGGCCGATGCCGAGGCGGCGCAGCAGCCGGCGCCACAAGGACGGCCGCCGGTGAACGTGCTCGCAGGGTTGCCCGGCCGCCTCGAGCACCCCTTCCTTCTTCAGGATCTGGACGATCTCGCTCTTCTGGTCGAGCTTGGCGAAGCAGTGCGGACAGATGAAGTAGTGCTCCTCGAACTCGGCCTGGTCCTCGGGCTTGAGCTTGTCGAGGAGATAGCTGTCGATCCAGCGCTCGTATTTACACGACTTCATGTCCGCAGCCTCATCGGGCTTCACGGATTTAGTCGCTCGACGCCGGGTCAGAACGGACACCGGAGCACCTATTTCCGGACGGCTTTCTGGATGAGCTTGAGGGCGTAGTTGACCCTCTCCGAGACCCGGCGGGGGGAGATGTCCAGGGCCCGGGCCACCTCGTCGCGGGACATCTCCTTGTAATAATAGAGGTAAAGGACGTCCCGGAACTTGGGCTTGAGGCCGTTGACGACCTGCTCCACCTGGCGGGCCCGCTCCTGGTGCTCCATCTCCTCGTGGGGGTCGGGGTAGGGGGCCGGCTCGGGGGCGTGCTTGAGGATCCGCGTCTTCTGGCGGATGTAATCGATGATGCGGCGGCTGGTGATGGTGTAGAGGAAGGTCCCGATCGAGGAGTCGCCGCGGAACTCGCCGCTCTTGATCTTGGCCACGGCCTGGGTCAGGATCTCGTTGACCACGTCCTCCCAATCGGGGTTTGAGCTGCCGAGGGCCTTGCGGACGCGGAAGGAGATGACCGGCCGGTACTGCAGGACGGCATCTTCGGGCGGCGCGGTTTTCCCCTCTTTGGTCATCCGCGCCATTATAACGGCAGGACGGGGGATTCCGCAAGGCCGGGCCCGCGGCGCGGCGCTCATTCCCCGGGATCGCGGTCCGGCTCCCGCTCGGCGGCCCGGGCCTTGTTCCTGAAGAACTCCTTGCGGTCGACCAGGATCTCCCGCGGCTTGGCCCCCTCGGACGGGCCGATGATCCCCTCGCCCTCCATCTGGTCGATGATCCGGGCCGCCCGGGCGTAGCCGAGCTTGAGCCGGCGCTGGAGATGGGAGGCCGAGGCCTGGCCGCTCTGGAGGACGGTCTCGACGGCCTTGTCGTAGAGCTCGTCCTTCTCGCCGTCCTCGGCGATCAGGTGGTCGCCGTCGCCCTTGACGACGTTGAGGATGCGGGTGTCGTAGGTCGGCGTGCCCTGGCCCTTGACGTGCTTGACCAGGCGCCGGACCTCCGGGATGGAGATGAACGAGCAGTGCTGGCGGACGAGCCGCGGGAAGTTCGGCGGCAGGAAGAGCATGTCGCCCATGCCCAGCAGCTTGTCCGCGCCGACCGTGTCGATGATGATCCGCGAGTCGACCTTGGACGGGACGCGGAAGGCGATGCGGCAGGCGAAGTTGTTCTTGATCGTCCCGGTGATGACGTCGATCGACGGCCGCTGCGTGGCCATGACCAGGTGGATGCCGACGGCCCGGGCCAGCTGGGCCAGGCGGCCGATGAAGAACTCGACCTCCTGGGCCCCGACCATCATCAGCTCGGCCAGCTCGTCGATGATGATGACGATGTAGGGCAGGGGCGCCAGCTGCTGCTTCTCCTCGTCGGTCAGATGTCCCTTTCTCTCGGCGATGAGCTGCTTCATCTGGGTGTTGTACTGGTCGATGTTGCGGACCTTGACCCCCTGCAGCTTCTTGTAGCGCTCCTCCATCTTGCGGACGATGTCCATGAGGACGATGTGGGCCTTCTTGGGGTCGTTGATGACCGGGCAGAGGAGGTGGGGGATGTCCTCGTAGAGCGCGAACTCGAGCCGCTTGGGGTCGATCAGGACGATCTTGACCTCCTCGGGCGTGGCCTTGTAGAGGAGGCTGGCGATGAGGGCGTTGAGGGCGACGCTCTTGCCCGTGCCGGTCGAGCCGGCGATGAGGAGGTGGGGCATGACGGCCAGGTCGGTGACCGTGACGCCGCCGTGGACGTCCTTGCCCAGGGCGAAGGTCAGCTTGGAGGGCGAACTCTGGAACTTCTCGGATTCGATGATGTCGCGGAGCTTGATTATCTCGCGCTTGTCGTTGGGGATCTCGACGCCGAGGGACGACTTGCCGGGGATGCGCTGGATGCGGACCGACTCGGTCTCCAGGGCCAGGGCCAGGTCCTCGGCCAGGTTGGCGACCTGGGCCACCTTGATGCCCGGGGCGGGGAAGTACTCGTAGGTCGTGATGACCGGGCCGGGGTGGTATTCGCGGACCTCGCCCTCGATGCCGAACTCCCGGAGCTTCTCCTCGATCCGGCGCTTCTTGTCGAGGAGCTCCGACTGGTTGATCTTCTCGGCCGGCTTGCCGGGCTCGAGCAGGCTGAACGGCGGGTACTGGTAATCGCCCTTGCGGCCGAGATCGGGGAAGAGGAGCGGCTCGGGCTTGGGCGGCGCGACGGGCTTCGGCGGGGGCGGCGGCGGGGGCGCGGCCTTGGGCGCCTTGCGGGCCTCCTTCTCCTGGCGGCGGCGCTCCCGCTCGCGCTCCTTCTCGGCCTCTTTCTCGGCCTTGCGGGCGGCCTTCTCCGCCTTCGCGTCTGGGACGGCCGGCTCGGCCGGGGCCGCGTATTTCTGGCGGACCTTCTCCCGCATCCGGTCCTTGGCCTTGGCGGCCTGGCGGTCGGTGACCTGGATGCGGACCTCCTTGGCCGTGGAGTC
Coding sequences:
- the uvrA gene encoding excinuclease ABC subunit UvrA; the encoded protein is MLDEIRIKRAAQHNLKHIDVALPRNKLIVVTGPSGSGKSSLAFDTIFAEGQRRYIECLSAYARQFIDQMEKPEVESVEGISPSISIDQKTISTNPRSTVGTITEVYDLFRLLFARVGTPHCPSCGRVVASQTPEEILKRISGQVPGGKVRILAPVIKGRKGEYQRLFERLRKKGFLRARVNGALRDLEDDIPLEKNRKHTIEVLVDTVKIGPDAERRLRAAVEKALEVSDGEVLAVDEAGRERFFSLTLLCPHCEVSLAEPEPRNFSFNSPYGACPKCHGLGYQTTHNEWGEVELTDDVCAECGGARLSRESLSVRIGGRNIHEICELSIRDLLAETARMGFPPAGSVVASRILKEIRSRLEVCEELGMSYLQLNRSAASLSGGEAQRVRLAAQVGSRLRGVLYVLDEPTIGLHQRDNGRLISLLRALRDEGNSVVVVEHDEQTIRSADYLLDLGPGAGEEGGFKVAEGPLAAVLASPDSLTAQYLRGEKSVPVPPTRRKASGWLVVRKAREHNLKGIDARIPLGAMTAVTGVSGSGKSTLVYDILFKALENRFYNARQSVGAHDRIEGLDGLDKVVAVDQKPIGRTPRSNPATYTGLFAALRDLMARTPEARMRGYGPGRFSFNVPGGRCEDCEGAGVKKIEMHFLPDVFVTCDRCGGRRYNKETLAVAYKGKTIADYLAMTVDDAYELLKAYPQLKRKLATLKRVGLGYIRLGQPAPTLSGGEAQRIKLTKELGRRATGRTLYLLDEPTTGLHFDDVRKLLEVLSELTSLGNTVVIIEHNLEVIKYCDYIIDLGPEGGEEGGRIVAQGTPEDVAASANGSHTGRYLRKALEGGSGPGRKDG
- the holB gene encoding DNA polymerase III subunit delta', with product MAFKDVAGNEGVKKILRLALERGRVPNSLVFAGPEGVGKRALALALAKALNCAAPAPDGCDDCPSCRAIDAGNHPDVMTLTVDVQKVRVGQTEIVRQMAYLRPMTGRKRVFIIDDAKDMTAHAANSLLKVLEEPPSFSHVILITDSPHLLLPTILSRCRILSFSVIGREEIEKSLAARDFSPEQARILALLVNGNLDRARELDWDEVQALRESAWTLFEALSSGDRPSRFLERFGAAPKAVQEELGDVLEVFSSFARDLLLLRLGGEPALLLNPDLEDRLRRTSESWSAPRLLDLLAELDALLAQLGGNMNKGLLATTFFSDFMELRHA
- the ricT gene encoding regulatory iron-sulfur-containing complex subunit RicT — protein: MPDIICVRSESTGRVVRARPGALPLHVGDRCLIESDLGGDLAVVVDETSSFCRDAKAACQAVQVIRQATPEDVRRFEWLRERESRAFDLCLQRIAAHNLAMKLVAVRYFFNEKKGIFYYTADGRIDFRQLVKDLAKELRMRIEMRQVGVRDEAKMIGGLGVCGRCLCCSSFMTTFEPVTIQKARKQQIVINPTKISGQCGRLMCCLGFEEQSKGRIAPPADEPQIED
- a CDS encoding zf-HC2 domain-containing protein — encoded protein: MKSCKYERWIDSYLLDKLKPEDQAEFEEHYFICPHCFAKLDQKSEIVQILKKEGVLEAAGQPCEHVHRRPSLWRRLLRRLGIGRQARRR
- a CDS encoding sigma-70 family RNA polymerase sigma factor, producing MTKEGKTAPPEDAVLQYRPVISFRVRKALGSSNPDWEDVVNEILTQAVAKIKSGEFRGDSSIGTFLYTITSRRIIDYIRQKTRILKHAPEPAPYPDPHEEMEHQERARQVEQVVNGLKPKFRDVLYLYYYKEMSRDEVARALDISPRRVSERVNYALKLIQKAVRK
- a CDS encoding DNA translocase FtsK — protein: MKKRKKGAANGRNGKNGKAASGKQNLAVEVTGVLLVFLALFALISVISFDPKDPSFATAPTAGQEIRNFAGRAGSYFSQAFLWFLGLASYILPFILGYAALRAVLRGSSAHLLKRLGTIALGLAIVCPLLALVFESFPVHGSTVPAGGLLGDLLLNFLARYLGTVGSFIFLLAALAAFLLFSTRWSLARTLRFAKGAFDSTAKEVRIQVTDRQAAKAKDRMREKVRQKYAAPAEPAVPDAKAEKAARKAEKEAEKERERERRRQEKEARKAPKAAPPPPPPPKPVAPPKPEPLLFPDLGRKGDYQYPPFSLLEPGKPAEKINQSELLDKKRRIEEKLREFGIEGEVREYHPGPVITTYEYFPAPGIKVAQVANLAEDLALALETESVRIQRIPGKSSLGVEIPNDKREIIKLRDIIESEKFQSSPSKLTFALGKDVHGGVTVTDLAVMPHLLIAGSTGTGKSVALNALIASLLYKATPEEVKIVLIDPKRLEFALYEDIPHLLCPVINDPKKAHIVLMDIVRKMEERYKKLQGVKVRNIDQYNTQMKQLIAERKGHLTDEEKQQLAPLPYIVIIIDELAELMMVGAQEVEFFIGRLAQLARAVGIHLVMATQRPSIDVITGTIKNNFACRIAFRVPSKVDSRIIIDTVGADKLLGMGDMLFLPPNFPRLVRQHCSFISIPEVRRLVKHVKGQGTPTYDTRILNVVKGDGDHLIAEDGEKDELYDKAVETVLQSGQASASHLQRRLKLGYARAARIIDQMEGEGIIGPSEGAKPREILVDRKEFFRNKARAAEREPDRDPGE